The Chiloscyllium plagiosum isolate BGI_BamShark_2017 chromosome 40, ASM401019v2, whole genome shotgun sequence genome has a segment encoding these proteins:
- the isl2a gene encoding insulin gene enhancer protein isl-2a gives MVDIICNTPFGAMGDHCKKKHGVAMCVGCGSQIHDQFILRVSPDLEWHAACLKCAECSQYLDETCTCFVRDGKTYCKRDYIRLFGTKCAKCNLTFNKSDFVMKARSRVYHIDCFRCVACSRQLIPGDEFALRDDELFCRADHDVVERASAGGGPLSPVPSSRSLQMAAEPISARQPPLRPHVHKQQEKTTRVRTVLNEKQLHTLRTCYAANPRPDALMKEQLVEMTGLSPRVIRVWFQNKRCKDKKKINLMKQIQQQQHSDKTSLQGLTGTPMVAGSPIRHDVQGNAVEVQSYQAPWKALSEFALQSELDQPAFQQLVTFSESGSLPNSSGSDVTSLSSQLPDTPNSMVSSPVET, from the exons ATGGTGGATATTATTTGCAACACACCTTTTGGTGCTATGGGGGATCATTGCAAAA AGAAGCACGGAGTTGCCATGTGTGTAGGCTGTGGGAGCCAGATCCATGACCAGTTCATCCTGAGGGTCTCCCCCGATTTGGAATGGCATGCCGCCTGTCTGAAGTGCGCCGAGTGCAGCCAATACCTGGACGAAACTTGCACTTGTTTTGTGAGGGACGGCAAGACTTACTGCAAAAGGGATTACATTAG GTTGTTCGGCACCAAGTGTGCCAAGTGCAATCTGACTTTCAACAAGAGCGATTTTGTGATGAAGGCCCGGAGCCGTGTCTATCACATCGACTGTTTCCGCTGCGTAGCCTGTAGCAGGCAGCTCATTCCCGGCGATGAATTCGCCCTCAGGGACGATGAGCTTTTCTGCCGGGCCGATCACGACGTGGTGGAGAGGGCCTCGGCTGGGGGCGGCCCTCTCAGTCCTGTCCCGAGCAGCAGATCCCTCCAGATGGCAG CGGAACCCATTTCGGCTCGGCAGCCACCCCTGAGGCCTCATGTTCACAAGCAACAAGAGAAGACAACGCGGGTACGGACGGTTCTGAACGAGAAGCAACTGCACACATTACGGACCTGCTATGCAGCTAACCCCAGGCCGGAcgctctgatgaaggagcagctggtGGAAATGACCGGCCTCAGTCCCAGGGTCATCCGGGTTTGGTTTCAAAACAAACGCTGTAaggacaaaaagaaaatcaacctCATGAAGCAGATTCAGCAACAGCAACACAGTGACAAAACT AGTCTGCAAGGTCTGACGGGGACGCCGATGGTAGCGGGGAGCCCCATCCGACACGATGTCCAGGGTAACGCGGTGGAAGTGCAGTCCTACCAGGCGCCCTGGAAAGCGCTCAGCGAGTTTGCACTTCAGAGTGAACTGGATCAGCCGGCCTTCCAGCAGctg GTAACTTTCTCAGAGTCCGGCTCTCTGCCCAACTCCTCCGGAAGTGACGTGACTTCTCTGTCCTCTCAGTTGCCGGACACCCCGAACAGCATGGTGTCAAGTCCGGTGGAGACGTGA